From one Thalassobaculum sp. OXR-137 genomic stretch:
- a CDS encoding Ldh family oxidoreductase, with translation MSASRFPVARVRAFSEQVFAAGGLSPEDAATVTDVLIHADLRGHASHGLTRIPIYLERIRRGAVKARPSIAICRPAPGLLAVDGDNGPGPVVSLRAVDAAIETAREQGVCVAAVAHSNHNGSGSYYVERALANGCLAVALTNAPPSMAVHGGRGAVIGTNPISFGAPAGGGEGAPAILLDMATSVVARGKIVEAAKRGEQVPAGWALDSDGRPTTDAATAEKGVVLPMAGAKGSGLALMVEILSGVLSGGRFAGSLGNLYSDFETPQDVGHFFLVIAPQSLPGGGAFPARMDRLIAEMRDSPLAEGVSAIRLPGEPEAAQAAAALADGIALAANVLDELAQAAASVGVPALAGPRHAAS, from the coding sequence ATGAGCGCCTCCCGCTTCCCGGTCGCCCGGGTACGGGCGTTCTCCGAACAGGTCTTCGCCGCCGGCGGCCTCAGCCCCGAGGACGCGGCCACGGTCACCGACGTGCTGATCCATGCCGACCTGCGCGGCCATGCCTCGCACGGGCTGACGCGCATTCCGATCTATCTGGAACGGATCCGCCGCGGGGCGGTGAAGGCCCGGCCTTCCATCGCCATCTGTAGACCCGCCCCCGGGCTGCTCGCCGTCGACGGCGACAACGGTCCCGGGCCGGTGGTCAGCCTGCGGGCGGTGGACGCCGCCATCGAGACCGCGCGGGAGCAGGGCGTCTGCGTCGCCGCGGTCGCCCATAGCAATCACAACGGCTCCGGCTCCTACTATGTGGAGCGGGCGCTGGCGAATGGCTGTCTCGCGGTCGCGCTGACCAACGCGCCGCCCTCCATGGCGGTGCATGGCGGACGGGGGGCGGTGATCGGCACCAACCCGATCTCCTTCGGCGCACCCGCGGGCGGCGGGGAGGGGGCGCCGGCGATCCTGCTGGACATGGCCACCTCCGTGGTCGCGCGCGGCAAGATCGTGGAGGCGGCGAAACGGGGAGAACAGGTCCCAGCCGGCTGGGCGCTGGACAGCGACGGCCGGCCGACGACCGACGCCGCCACGGCGGAGAAGGGGGTGGTGCTGCCGATGGCCGGTGCCAAGGGTTCCGGGCTTGCCCTGATGGTGGAGATCCTGTCCGGGGTGCTGTCCGGCGGGCGCTTTGCCGGCAGCCTCGGCAACCTCTATTCCGACTTCGAGACACCGCAGGATGTCGGCCATTTCTTCCTGGTCATCGCCCCGCAGTCGCTTCCCGGCGGCGGCGCCTTTCCGGCGCGCATGGACAGGCTCATCGCCGAGATGCGCGACAGCCCGCTGGCCGAGGGGGTGTCCGCCATCCGGCTGCCCGGCGAGCCGGAAGCGGCGCAGGCCGCCGCGGCATTGGCCGACGGCATCGCTCTGGCGGCGAACGTGCTCGACGAATTGGCGCAGGCCGCCGCCTCGGTCGGGGTGCCGGCCCTGGCCGGCCCCCGGCACGCCGCCTCCTGA